A genomic stretch from Azospirillum lipoferum 4B includes:
- the fdhF gene encoding formate dehydrogenase subunit alpha, whose amino-acid sequence MEKHMAVCPYCGTGCKLNLLVEGGKVVGAEPLNGVTNEGELCLKGYFGYDFINDTKILTPRLRNPMLRRSRDAAFEAVSWDEAIRYAATKLGEIKAKYGPDSIMTTGSSRGTGNETNYVMQKFTRAVLGTNNVDNCARVCHGPSVAGLQVTLGNGAMSNSIPEIEHTKCVLVFGYNVADSHPVIAKRIIRAKERGAKIIVCDPRKIETARLADLWLPLNNGSNMALVNAFANVLINEGLYNKEYVANHTEGFDEYKKIVEKYTPEYVEAITGLPAADIREAMRIYAAAPSATILWGMGVTQWGQGVDVVKGLSGLALLTGNLGRPNVGVGPVRGQNNVQGSCDMGVLPTEFPGYQKVTDPEIRAKFAKAWGVDSLPAEIGCRLTDVPHLAETGKLKAMYVMGEDPAQTEPDLTQVRKGFEAMEFVIVQDIFMTKTAMFADLILPATSWGEHEGVFSAADRSFQRFTKAVDAKGDVKHDWEIISLLATAMGYPMHYDNTRQIWDELRELCPIFYGATYEKMEGLGAVPWPCRDLDSPGSKYLYEGNVFQRPGGKGLLFATEWRPPQDQLTEEFPLILCTVREVGHYSCRSMTGNCAALQTLADEPGYVTINPKDAKALGIRDQELVWVSSRRGKVITRASVTDRTNKGAVYMTYQWWIGACNELTIHAVDPIAKTPEYKYAAVRVEPIADQVWAENYVQQEYAKLKGGLSNAVTRAAKKAPAYA is encoded by the coding sequence ATGGAAAAGCATATGGCGGTCTGCCCCTACTGTGGTACGGGCTGCAAACTGAATCTGCTGGTCGAGGGCGGGAAGGTCGTCGGTGCCGAACCCCTCAACGGCGTCACCAATGAAGGAGAGCTCTGCCTCAAGGGCTATTTCGGCTACGACTTCATCAACGACACCAAGATCCTGACGCCGCGCCTGCGCAACCCGATGCTGCGCCGCTCGCGCGATGCCGCCTTCGAGGCGGTGTCCTGGGACGAGGCGATCCGGTACGCCGCGACCAAGCTGGGCGAGATAAAGGCCAAATACGGCCCCGATTCGATCATGACCACCGGCTCGTCGCGCGGCACCGGCAACGAGACCAACTATGTGATGCAGAAATTTACCCGCGCGGTTCTCGGCACCAACAATGTCGACAACTGCGCGCGCGTCTGCCACGGCCCGTCGGTCGCCGGATTGCAGGTGACGCTGGGCAACGGCGCGATGAGCAACTCGATCCCCGAGATCGAGCACACCAAATGCGTCCTGGTCTTCGGCTACAACGTCGCCGACAGCCATCCGGTGATCGCCAAGCGCATCATCCGGGCCAAGGAGCGCGGCGCCAAGATCATCGTCTGCGATCCGCGCAAGATCGAGACGGCACGGCTGGCCGACCTGTGGCTGCCGCTGAACAATGGCTCCAACATGGCGCTGGTCAATGCCTTCGCCAATGTCCTGATCAATGAAGGGCTCTACAACAAGGAGTATGTCGCCAACCACACCGAGGGCTTCGACGAGTACAAGAAGATCGTCGAGAAATACACGCCCGAATACGTCGAGGCGATCACCGGCCTGCCGGCCGCCGACATCCGTGAGGCGATGCGCATCTACGCTGCCGCGCCGTCCGCCACCATCCTGTGGGGCATGGGCGTCACCCAGTGGGGGCAGGGCGTCGATGTGGTGAAGGGGCTGTCGGGGCTGGCGCTGCTGACCGGCAATCTCGGCCGCCCGAATGTCGGCGTCGGCCCGGTGCGCGGCCAGAACAACGTGCAGGGCAGCTGCGACATGGGCGTGCTGCCGACCGAATTCCCCGGCTACCAGAAGGTCACCGACCCGGAAATCCGCGCGAAGTTCGCCAAGGCCTGGGGGGTCGACTCGCTTCCCGCCGAGATCGGCTGCCGCCTGACCGATGTGCCGCATCTGGCGGAGACCGGCAAGCTCAAGGCGATGTACGTCATGGGCGAGGATCCGGCCCAGACAGAGCCGGACCTGACCCAGGTGCGCAAGGGCTTCGAGGCGATGGAGTTCGTCATCGTCCAGGACATCTTCATGACGAAGACGGCGATGTTCGCCGATTTGATCCTGCCGGCGACCTCCTGGGGCGAGCATGAGGGCGTGTTCAGCGCCGCCGACCGCAGCTTCCAGCGCTTCACCAAGGCGGTGGATGCCAAGGGCGACGTCAAGCATGACTGGGAGATCATCAGCCTGCTCGCCACGGCGATGGGCTATCCCATGCATTACGACAACACCAGGCAGATCTGGGACGAGCTGCGCGAGCTCTGCCCGATCTTCTACGGCGCCACCTACGAGAAGATGGAAGGGCTGGGCGCGGTGCCTTGGCCCTGCCGCGACCTCGATTCGCCGGGCTCCAAGTATCTCTATGAGGGCAACGTCTTCCAGCGGCCGGGCGGCAAGGGGCTGCTGTTCGCCACCGAATGGCGTCCGCCGCAGGACCAGCTGACCGAGGAGTTCCCGCTGATCCTCTGCACGGTGCGCGAGGTCGGCCATTACTCCTGCCGTTCGATGACCGGCAACTGCGCCGCCCTGCAGACGCTGGCCGACGAGCCCGGCTATGTCACCATCAATCCCAAGGACGCCAAGGCCCTGGGCATCCGTGACCAGGAGCTGGTCTGGGTGTCGTCGCGCCGCGGCAAGGTCATCACCCGCGCCAGCGTCACCGACCGCACCAACAAGGGGGCCGTCTACATGACCTACCAGTGGTGGATCGGCGCCTGCAACGAGCTGACCATCCACGCGGTCGATCCCATCGCCAAGACGCCGGAATACAAATATGCCGCCGTCCGGGTCGAGCCGATCGCCGATCAGGTCTGGGCCGAGAATTACGTCCAGCAGGAATACGCGAAGCTGAAGGGCGGCCTCAGCAACGCGGTGACCCGTGCGGCGAAGAAGGCTCCGGCCTACGCGTGA
- a CDS encoding hydrogenase maturation nickel metallochaperone HypA/HybF, with amino-acid sequence MHEIALCQSLLEQAMKAREANPFDRVVRVSLSVGQSSRVQPDALRHAFDLLSRDTFLEGAELRIERPPGEGFRLVEMEVS; translated from the coding sequence ATGCATGAGATCGCCCTTTGCCAATCCCTGCTGGAGCAGGCGATGAAGGCGCGGGAGGCCAATCCGTTCGACCGGGTGGTCCGCGTCAGCCTGTCGGTCGGCCAATCCAGCCGGGTGCAGCCCGACGCCCTGCGCCATGCCTTCGACCTGCTCAGCCGCGACACCTTCCTGGAGGGGGCGGAGTTGCGGATCGAGCGGCCGCCGGGGGAGGGGTTCCGATTGGTCGAGATGGAGGTGTCGTGA
- a CDS encoding LysR family transcriptional regulator, which produces MQEKLEFLIALATEKHFGRAAQVCGVSQPNLSAAIKQLESTMGVPLVDRGARFIGFTPEGERVLEWARRIVGDYKAMRADIETMKQGLTGTLRLVVVPTALPMVQRLTATVWSMHPGIKITIASHSSTEILSRLENLEAEAGITYLDNEPLGNVDEVPLYHERYHLITSVDGPFGTRDSITWEEAATVPLCLLNANMQNRRIIDRAFAEAGVHAEPMLESNSIVVLTNHLCTGMWSTIMPRIMADSLLLPPTIRAIPIVAPELSTLIGLVVARRDPQPPLTAALIADARRLAPELAMAA; this is translated from the coding sequence ATGCAGGAAAAGCTGGAATTTCTGATCGCGCTGGCCACCGAAAAGCATTTCGGCCGGGCGGCGCAGGTTTGCGGGGTGTCGCAACCCAACCTCTCCGCCGCGATCAAGCAGCTGGAATCGACCATGGGCGTTCCCCTGGTCGACCGTGGCGCCCGCTTCATCGGCTTCACCCCGGAGGGGGAGAGGGTGCTGGAATGGGCACGGCGCATCGTTGGCGACTATAAGGCGATGCGCGCCGACATCGAGACCATGAAGCAGGGGCTGACCGGCACGCTGCGGCTGGTGGTGGTGCCGACGGCGCTGCCCATGGTCCAGCGGCTGACGGCCACAGTCTGGTCGATGCATCCCGGCATCAAGATCACCATCGCCTCCCACAGCTCCACCGAGATCCTGTCGCGGCTGGAGAATCTGGAGGCGGAGGCCGGCATCACCTATCTCGACAACGAACCGCTCGGCAATGTGGACGAGGTGCCGCTCTATCACGAGCGCTACCACCTGATCACCTCGGTGGATGGCCCGTTCGGCACGCGCGACAGCATCACCTGGGAGGAGGCGGCGACCGTGCCGCTCTGCCTGCTGAACGCCAACATGCAGAACCGCCGCATCATCGACCGCGCCTTTGCCGAGGCGGGCGTGCATGCCGAACCGATGCTGGAATCCAACTCCATCGTCGTGCTGACCAACCATCTCTGCACCGGCATGTGGTCGACGATCATGCCGCGGATCATGGCGGATTCGCTGCTGCTGCCCCCGACCATCCGTGCCATTCCCATCGTGGCGCCGGAGCTGTCCACCCTGATCGGCCTCGTGGTCGCCCGCCGCGATCCGCAGCCGCCGCTGACCGCGGCGCTGATCGCCGACGCGCGCCGGCTCGCCCCGGAACTGGCGATGGCGGCCTGA
- a CDS encoding HD domain-containing protein, translated as MSDNNELITAALRHAAALHDGTFRPDRARTPFVVHLSETAELVAQAGGTPAEIAAAWLHDAVEDGLTTIADLADRFGPEVAGLVAAVSDAPEDVGRAIAERKAIQAARLAAAPDGAKRIKLAEQISILKALAVERPLSWSVERADAYVEGSRLVAEACAAASPLLAERYAAALAGASH; from the coding sequence ATGTCTGACAACAATGAACTGATCACCGCGGCGCTGCGCCATGCGGCGGCCCTGCATGACGGCACCTTCCGCCCCGACCGGGCGCGCACGCCCTTCGTCGTGCACCTGTCGGAAACCGCCGAGCTGGTGGCCCAGGCCGGCGGCACGCCGGCGGAAATCGCCGCCGCCTGGCTCCACGACGCGGTCGAGGATGGGCTGACCACCATCGCAGACCTGGCCGACCGCTTCGGCCCGGAGGTCGCCGGCCTCGTGGCCGCCGTCAGCGATGCGCCGGAAGATGTCGGCCGGGCGATTGCCGAGCGCAAGGCGATCCAGGCCGCCCGCCTCGCCGCCGCGCCCGACGGGGCCAAGCGCATCAAGCTGGCCGAGCAGATCTCGATCCTCAAGGCGCTGGCGGTGGAGCGCCCGCTGTCCTGGAGCGTCGAGCGTGCCGACGCCTATGTCGAAGGCTCCCGCCTCGTCGCGGAGGCCTGCGCCGCCGCCAGCCCGCTGCTGGCCGAACGCTACGCCGCCGCGTTGGCCGGCGCCTCGCACTGA
- a CDS encoding sigma-54-dependent transcriptional regulator has protein sequence MPDTSSTALKVLIVEDDPNVSLGCQQALELEDIPTQAVDSAEKARRLVADGFPGVVVTDIRLPGMDGMELLAGLLATDPDLPVVLMTGHGDVSMAVQAMKLGAHDFIEKPFSPDYLVEVVRRALEKRRLTLEVRELRARLQNRDSIEARLIGGSPQMERVRRLIGELATSAADVLIHGETGSGKELAARCLHDASPRRAGNFVAINCGGLPESLIDSEIFGHEAGAFTGAGKRRIGKVEHANGGTLFLDEIESMPMPVQIKFLRVLQERTLERLGSNTPVHVDCRVIAATKVDLRELADRGQFRADLYYRLNVANLPLPPLRERREDIPLLFEQFILQAAARHGRPVPPPDAERMRRLMAYDWPGNVRELHNVADRCVLGIEQGFPPFASAHPATARPLAEAVEAFERALIADTLRRTGHSLARAAEELQIAKTTLHDKIRKYGLS, from the coding sequence ATGCCCGACACTTCCTCCACCGCCCTGAAGGTTCTGATCGTCGAGGACGACCCGAATGTCAGCCTCGGCTGCCAGCAGGCGCTGGAGCTGGAGGACATCCCGACCCAGGCGGTGGACAGTGCCGAGAAGGCGCGGCGGCTGGTGGCGGACGGCTTTCCCGGCGTGGTCGTCACCGACATCCGCCTGCCGGGCATGGACGGGATGGAACTGCTGGCAGGGCTACTCGCCACCGATCCGGATTTGCCGGTGGTGCTGATGACCGGCCATGGCGACGTGTCGATGGCGGTGCAGGCGATGAAACTGGGCGCCCACGACTTCATCGAGAAGCCCTTCTCTCCCGACTATCTGGTGGAGGTGGTGCGCCGCGCGCTGGAGAAGCGGCGGTTGACGTTGGAGGTGCGCGAATTGCGCGCCCGGCTGCAGAACCGCGACAGCATCGAAGCGCGGCTGATCGGCGGATCGCCGCAGATGGAGCGGGTGCGCCGGCTGATCGGCGAACTCGCCACCTCCGCCGCCGATGTGCTGATCCATGGCGAGACAGGGTCCGGCAAGGAACTGGCGGCGCGCTGCCTGCACGACGCCAGCCCGCGGCGCGCCGGCAACTTCGTCGCCATCAATTGCGGCGGCCTGCCGGAAAGCCTGATCGACAGCGAGATCTTCGGGCATGAGGCCGGGGCCTTCACCGGAGCCGGCAAGCGCCGGATCGGCAAGGTGGAGCATGCCAACGGCGGCACGCTGTTTCTCGACGAGATCGAAAGCATGCCGATGCCGGTGCAGATCAAGTTCCTGCGCGTCCTTCAGGAACGCACGCTGGAGCGGCTGGGCTCCAACACGCCGGTCCATGTCGACTGCCGGGTGATTGCCGCCACCAAGGTGGATTTGCGCGAGCTGGCCGACCGCGGACAGTTCCGCGCCGACCTCTATTACCGGCTGAACGTCGCCAACCTGCCGCTGCCGCCGCTGCGCGAACGGCGCGAGGACATCCCGCTGCTGTTCGAGCAGTTCATCCTGCAGGCCGCAGCCCGCCATGGCCGCCCGGTGCCGCCGCCGGATGCGGAGCGGATGCGCCGGCTGATGGCCTATGACTGGCCCGGCAATGTGCGGGAGCTGCACAATGTCGCCGACCGCTGCGTGCTGGGCATCGAACAGGGCTTTCCGCCTTTCGCCTCCGCCCATCCGGCGACCGCGCGGCCGCTGGCCGAGGCGGTCGAGGCCTTCGAACGCGCGCTGATCGCCGACACGCTGCGCCGCACCGGCCATAGCCTTGCCCGTGCAGCGGAGGAGTTGCAGATCGCAAAGACCACGCTGCACGACAAGATCAGGAAATACGGCCTGTCGTGA
- a CDS encoding dicarboxylate/amino acid:cation symporter produces the protein MNKQTTLIIVAMLLGIVTGYVCNSMFDPAAAKTIASYFAMVTDIFLRLIKMIIAPLIFSTLVAGMAGMGDARTVGRIGGKAVGWFLMASFVSLFIGLVFANLLHPGANVGVPLPDTAASAGLKTSALNLKDFLTHVFPRNFFEAMANNEILQILIFSIFVGLAIGQLRDTKAGLLARSIEEVVPVMLKVTGYVMLFAPIGVFAAVANVVTTQGLGVLAVYGKFMGSFYVALAVLWAVLIFAGFIVLKGDVFRVVKAMRQPMLLGFSTASSESAYPRVMEELKTLGVRERVIGFVLPLGYSFNLDGSMIYTAFASLFIAQAYGIPLSLEQQIVMLLVLMVSSKGIAGVPRSSLVVVAAVLPMFNLPEAGVLLIMGIDHFLDMGRTATNVLGNGIATTVVAKWEGAIGEEDEEEADAPLPAPAAAE, from the coding sequence ATGAACAAACAGACGACGCTGATCATCGTCGCCATGCTGCTGGGCATCGTTACCGGCTATGTCTGCAACAGCATGTTCGACCCGGCCGCCGCCAAGACCATCGCCAGCTATTTCGCGATGGTGACGGACATCTTCCTGCGCCTGATCAAGATGATCATCGCGCCCCTCATCTTCTCCACCCTGGTCGCCGGCATGGCCGGCATGGGCGACGCCCGCACCGTCGGTCGCATCGGCGGCAAGGCGGTCGGCTGGTTCCTGATGGCTTCCTTCGTCTCGCTGTTCATCGGGCTCGTGTTCGCCAACCTGCTGCATCCGGGCGCCAATGTCGGCGTGCCGCTGCCGGATACCGCGGCCAGCGCCGGGCTGAAGACTTCGGCCCTGAACCTGAAGGATTTCCTGACCCACGTCTTCCCGCGCAACTTCTTCGAGGCGATGGCGAACAACGAGATCCTGCAGATCCTGATCTTCTCGATCTTCGTCGGCCTCGCCATCGGCCAGCTGCGCGACACCAAGGCCGGCCTGCTCGCCCGCTCGATCGAAGAGGTCGTGCCGGTGATGCTGAAGGTCACCGGCTATGTCATGCTCTTCGCCCCCATCGGCGTCTTCGCCGCCGTCGCCAACGTGGTGACGACCCAGGGGCTGGGCGTGCTGGCGGTCTACGGCAAGTTCATGGGCAGCTTCTATGTGGCCCTGGCCGTGCTGTGGGCTGTGCTGATCTTCGCCGGCTTCATCGTGCTGAAGGGCGACGTGTTCCGTGTGGTCAAGGCGATGCGCCAGCCGATGCTGCTGGGCTTCTCCACCGCGTCCAGTGAGTCGGCCTATCCGCGGGTGATGGAAGAGCTGAAGACCCTGGGTGTGCGTGAGCGGGTGATCGGCTTCGTCCTGCCGCTCGGCTATTCCTTCAACCTTGACGGGTCGATGATCTACACGGCCTTCGCGTCGCTGTTCATCGCCCAGGCCTATGGCATCCCGCTGTCGCTGGAACAACAGATCGTCATGCTGCTGGTGCTGATGGTGTCGAGCAAGGGCATCGCCGGCGTTCCGCGGTCGTCGCTGGTCGTCGTGGCCGCCGTTCTGCCGATGTTCAACCTGCCGGAGGCCGGCGTGCTGTTGATCATGGGCATCGACCACTTCCTCGACATGGGCCGCACCGCCACCAACGTTCTCGGCAACGGCATCGCCACCACGGTCGTCGCCAAATGGGAAGGCGCCATCGGCGAGGAGGACGAGGAAGAGGCCGACGCGCCCCTGCCCGCCCCGGCCGCGGCGGAGTAA
- the aspA gene encoding aspartate ammonia-lyase yields the protein MPATTRTEHDLLGDREVPADAYYGVHTLRAVENFPITGTPISHYPDLVRALAEIKMAAARANHELGLLGAEQAEAIVAACREIRAGKLHDQFVVDVIQGGAGTSTNMNANEVIANRALEILGHGRGDYAHLHPNEHVNMGQSTNDVYPTALKLATYSGIFRLVEAMGHLRAAFQRKADEFRDILKMGRTQLQDAVPMTLGQEFSTYAVMLAEDEERLKEAALLIREINLGATAIGTGINAHPRYAAVACRHLAEISGVPVVTAPNLVEATQDCGSFVQLSGVLKRVAVKLSKTCNDLRLLSSGPRAGFGEINLPARQAGSSIMPGKVNPVIPEVVNQIAFEVIGNDMTVTFAAEAGQLQLNAFEPIIAHSLFKSITHLRQGCLVLADRCVDGISANREHLEAGVRNSIGIVTALNPYIGYANATEVAAEAHRTGKGVAELVEARGLMTAAALAEVLRPEVLTQPRLPATAG from the coding sequence ATGCCTGCCACAACGCGCACCGAACACGACCTGCTGGGCGACCGCGAAGTTCCGGCCGACGCCTATTACGGGGTCCACACCCTGCGCGCTGTCGAGAATTTCCCCATCACCGGCACGCCGATTTCCCATTACCCCGATCTGGTCCGGGCGCTGGCCGAGATCAAGATGGCCGCCGCACGCGCCAACCATGAATTGGGACTGCTGGGCGCAGAACAGGCCGAGGCCATCGTCGCCGCCTGCCGCGAGATCCGCGCCGGAAAGCTGCACGACCAGTTCGTGGTCGACGTGATCCAGGGCGGCGCCGGCACCTCGACCAACATGAATGCCAACGAGGTCATCGCCAACCGCGCGCTGGAGATCCTGGGGCATGGCCGCGGCGATTACGCCCATCTGCACCCCAACGAACACGTCAACATGGGCCAGTCCACCAACGACGTCTATCCGACGGCGCTGAAGCTGGCGACCTACAGCGGGATCTTCCGGCTGGTGGAGGCGATGGGCCATCTGCGCGCCGCCTTCCAGCGCAAGGCCGACGAGTTCCGCGACATCCTGAAGATGGGCCGCACCCAGCTGCAGGACGCCGTGCCGATGACGCTGGGCCAGGAATTCTCCACCTACGCCGTCATGCTGGCGGAGGACGAGGAGCGGCTGAAGGAGGCCGCCCTGCTGATCCGCGAGATCAACCTGGGCGCCACCGCCATCGGCACCGGCATCAACGCCCATCCCCGCTATGCCGCGGTGGCCTGCCGCCATCTGGCCGAGATCAGTGGCGTGCCGGTGGTCACCGCCCCCAATCTGGTGGAGGCGACGCAGGATTGCGGCAGCTTCGTCCAGCTGTCGGGCGTGCTGAAGCGGGTGGCGGTGAAGCTGTCCAAGACCTGCAACGACCTGCGCCTGCTGTCCAGCGGCCCGCGCGCCGGTTTCGGCGAGATCAACCTGCCGGCGCGTCAGGCCGGCTCGTCGATCATGCCGGGCAAGGTCAATCCGGTGATCCCGGAGGTGGTCAACCAGATCGCCTTCGAGGTGATCGGCAACGATATGACCGTCACCTTCGCCGCCGAAGCCGGACAGCTGCAGCTGAACGCCTTCGAACCGATCATCGCGCACAGCCTGTTCAAGAGCATCACCCACCTGCGCCAGGGTTGCCTGGTGCTGGCCGACCGCTGCGTCGACGGCATCTCCGCCAACCGGGAGCATCTGGAGGCCGGTGTGCGCAACTCCATCGGCATCGTCACCGCGCTGAACCCCTACATCGGCTACGCCAACGCCACCGAGGTGGCCGCGGAGGCCCATCGCACCGGCAAGGGCGTGGCCGAGCTGGTGGAGGCGCGCGGCCTGATGACCGCCGCCGCCCTGGCCGAGGTTCTGCGGCCGGAGGTTCTGACCCAGCCGCGGCTGCCGGCCACCGCCGGCTGA
- a CDS encoding Orn/Lys/Arg decarboxylase N-terminal domain-containing protein, whose translation MDFFRRFNFLVCAPAFEVDELEGMRLQQILSEVERMGFEVVRARRVEDAELAIRTDAAIGCMIVDWGKRGADGKQASLIAFARQRGLEMPIILLVRRQRLENIPVDVLNQVDGYIFLAEETPEFIAKNLVSRLKQYADTLKTPFFGALVDYAEEGNQLWTCPGHNGGIFYSRSPIGRIFVEHLGEAVFRDDIDNSVLEMGDLLVHEGPALQAQKEAARIFGAERTYFVLNGTSASNKIVLSALVAEDDLVLFDRNNHKAAHHGSLFLGGGIPIFMETERNAHGLIGPIDPQALDEEVIRERIRRNPLVKDPDAWKRERPFRAAVIQQCSYDGTIYNAQMMLERIGKLCDYILFDEAWAGFLKFHPLFKGHFAMGLEGLHDGHPGIIATQSTHKQLASFSQASQIHVKDNHIKGQRRRVEHRRFNETFLLHASTSPFYPLFASLDVGAQMMKGRSGEILWDDTIRLGVELRKKIRAIRREFEERESDPAKRWFFDPFVPDRVTRNGAETAWEEVPTDELATDVRHWEFAPGAHWHGFQHVEPGYAMTDPNKLTLLTPGFDRHSGAYGDHGIPAPVVAQYLRENRIVPEKNDLNSLLFLLTPGVESSKAGTLLSGLVAFKRLHDDNAPLEEVIPEFVAKRRAHYIGRRLRDLCAEMHAFYREKNTSALQRAIFRPEHLPTMAIPPREATRHLVRNNVDYLPIDEIDGRIATTLWVVYPPGIATIVPGERLDARAKPMIDYLKVFQESANRFPGFDNEIQGLYRETDANGVIRYFTYVVRE comes from the coding sequence ATGGATTTCTTCCGCCGCTTCAACTTCCTGGTCTGCGCCCCCGCCTTCGAGGTGGACGAGTTGGAGGGCATGCGGCTTCAGCAGATCCTGTCGGAAGTGGAGCGGATGGGCTTCGAGGTGGTTCGCGCCCGCCGGGTCGAGGATGCCGAACTGGCCATTCGCACCGACGCCGCCATCGGCTGCATGATCGTCGACTGGGGCAAGCGCGGCGCCGACGGCAAGCAGGCCTCGCTGATCGCCTTCGCCCGCCAGCGCGGGCTTGAGATGCCGATCATCCTGCTGGTCCGTCGCCAGCGGCTGGAGAACATCCCGGTCGACGTGCTGAACCAGGTCGATGGCTACATCTTCCTGGCGGAGGAGACGCCTGAATTCATCGCCAAGAATCTGGTCAGCCGGCTGAAGCAATATGCCGATACGCTGAAGACTCCCTTCTTCGGCGCGCTGGTCGATTACGCGGAGGAGGGCAACCAGCTCTGGACCTGCCCCGGCCACAATGGCGGCATCTTCTACAGCCGCAGCCCGATCGGCCGCATCTTCGTCGAGCATCTGGGCGAGGCGGTCTTCCGCGACGATATCGACAATTCGGTGCTGGAGATGGGCGACCTGCTGGTCCATGAAGGCCCGGCGCTCCAGGCCCAGAAGGAAGCCGCCCGCATCTTCGGGGCGGAGCGCACCTATTTCGTGCTGAACGGCACCTCGGCCTCCAACAAGATCGTGCTGTCGGCGCTGGTGGCGGAGGACGATCTCGTGCTGTTCGACCGCAACAACCACAAGGCGGCCCATCACGGCAGCCTGTTCCTGGGCGGCGGCATTCCGATCTTCATGGAGACGGAGCGCAACGCCCACGGTCTGATCGGTCCCATCGACCCGCAGGCGCTGGACGAGGAGGTGATCCGCGAGCGCATCCGCCGCAACCCGCTGGTCAAGGACCCCGACGCCTGGAAGCGCGAACGCCCCTTCCGCGCCGCGGTGATCCAGCAATGCAGCTATGACGGCACCATCTACAACGCCCAGATGATGCTGGAGCGGATCGGCAAGCTCTGCGACTACATCCTGTTCGACGAGGCCTGGGCTGGATTCCTGAAGTTCCATCCGCTGTTCAAGGGCCATTTCGCCATGGGGCTGGAAGGGCTGCATGACGGCCATCCCGGCATCATCGCCACCCAGTCCACCCACAAGCAGCTGGCCAGCTTCTCCCAGGCCTCGCAGATCCATGTGAAGGACAACCACATCAAGGGGCAGCGCCGCCGGGTGGAGCATCGCCGCTTCAACGAGACCTTCCTGCTGCACGCCTCGACCTCGCCCTTCTACCCGCTGTTCGCCTCGCTGGATGTCGGCGCGCAGATGATGAAGGGTCGGTCGGGCGAGATCCTGTGGGACGACACCATCCGGCTGGGCGTCGAGCTGCGCAAGAAGATCCGCGCCATCCGCCGCGAGTTCGAGGAGCGCGAGAGCGATCCGGCCAAGCGCTGGTTCTTCGATCCCTTCGTGCCCGACCGCGTCACCCGCAACGGTGCCGAGACCGCGTGGGAGGAGGTGCCGACCGACGAGCTGGCGACCGACGTCCGCCATTGGGAATTCGCCCCCGGCGCCCACTGGCACGGCTTCCAGCATGTGGAGCCGGGCTATGCCATGACCGACCCCAACAAGCTGACCCTGCTGACCCCCGGCTTCGACCGCCACAGCGGCGCCTATGGCGACCACGGCATCCCGGCCCCGGTGGTGGCGCAATACCTGCGCGAGAACCGCATCGTCCCGGAGAAGAACGACCTGAACTCGCTGCTGTTCCTGCTGACGCCGGGGGTGGAATCGAGCAAGGCCGGCACGCTGCTGAGCGGTCTGGTCGCCTTCAAGCGGCTGCACGACGACAACGCCCCGCTGGAGGAGGTCATCCCCGAATTCGTCGCCAAGCGGCGCGCCCACTATATCGGCCGGCGCCTGCGCGACCTCTGCGCGGAGATGCACGCCTTCTACCGCGAAAAGAACACCAGCGCCCTGCAGCGCGCCATCTTCCGGCCGGAGCATCTGCCGACCATGGCGATTCCGCCGCGCGAGGCGACGCGCCATCTGGTGCGCAACAACGTGGATTACCTGCCCATCGACGAGATCGACGGCCGCATCGCCACCACGCTGTGGGTGGTCTATCCGCCGGGCATCGCCACCATTGTCCCCGGCGAAAGGCTGGACGCGCGGGCCAAGCCGATGATCGACTATCTGAAGGTCTTCCAGGAAAGCGCCAACCGCTTCCCCGGCTTCGACAACGAGATCCAGGGCCTGTACCGCGAGACCGATGCCAACGGCGTGATCCGCTATTTCACCTATGTGGTGAGGGAGTGA